The following is a genomic window from Hypomesus transpacificus isolate Combined female chromosome 14, fHypTra1, whole genome shotgun sequence.
TCCCTGGGCACGTCGCCCAGGTTTTTCTCCTCAGAAGGACAGAACTCTATGTTAGTGCTTTCATACCGCTGTTCTACCCTCACCAAAcgtgtgtaaatatatatatgtacaaaaAACTGTTAGTCAGTTGTTTCACTAGGATGCTGTCTGAAGTCAGTGGTAAGTTTGACCCGATTTTATCCTGGAAGACGGACAAAATGCTTTTGatttttttgtaatgttttttttattttataatgtactgtatttaCCTCGTCGCGAGTAAGGGTGTCACTAGTTCTGTGTAAACATTTTAGGGAGACTGAAAGAAACGCATtaaataccaaatgtttttttgcttATGTATTTGATAAGAATCATTGTAATCTTAAACATTGAAgggtaaaaacaaaacaaaaaaactacatCTGAGCatcgattgattgattgattgactgactggctgattgactgactgactcaccACCCATTGACCTCAGACAGTGGGCAAAATCGGGCATCGTCAGCCTCTTTCATTGTTGTTCTGTAGCTGAGGTCCATAGGGAAGACACCAAGAGACTCATACGATGAGACCAATTGTAGTTGGGCTGGCCTTGGGACCAAGCAGATCACCAATGATGAAATAGATCACCTGACACCTTGCATTTCTGGCTAAGGTGACTTCTATACTGTTGGTTCTGACAAAAATAAAGACAGCTGTAGGTTGACAGTCTATGGCTAGGACTACATCCAAACCTGGAACAGAACAGGCGTGTACAGTATagctatatatattatatatatatttatatatatataaagcctTTTATTGTTtggtggggtggatgaggttTGTAAATCTAAGATGATCTTTCGAAAATGTAAACCTGCTTGTTTTACCTGGGACTTGCATGAACGGGACACCTTGTTGCCCACTTAGTTGCCTGGTGTTTGCAGGATTAAACTAGATTAGACGGTGAGTTATGTATTGTGttcaggcagaggggaaggcCTCATTACAGCAATTACGTTGTGCAGAAAGGAATGTTCACGTTGAACCTGCTGGTTGGCCCGGAACAGCCAGTCATTTTTGAGTGTCCTGCTCACCTTGAGATAAAATGGTTTGTGTGCTCCAACGTGGCGTGAAAAAAGCCTAGAACAAATGTTAAGCGGTTAGTGCATCGTCAACAGGGATTAAAGTCCAGTGCACAATGAAGTCCTCTTGATTGGTCACATGGATGAGCccatttacagtaaatacaacATTCCTTGTCAGGGTTATCTGAGTGTAGGTAAAAAAAATGAAGCGAGTGATTTGCCACATTTCTATGCTTCTTCAATTACTAAAAATGTGTGCTTTATGATTATAAGGAAATAAAAGAACAGTTTCTTGTGCATCTGAAGCTGGACATGGGTAGGGTTCATATAAAGCAGGATTCGTTGATAACTTACATGACATTCACGGGTAGTTTATACTGTAACTGTGAAAGGAAATGTGTTGGTTTTCAGGAAATACAATACAGGGATGTAtaggtttggtttgaacattgTTCACTGTCAAAATGTCCTCCTGGTAATGtcaacatttcatatttttaacACTTCTACTGTGATGGTCAGTCAGTGAACCCTCCCTTTCAAGACTTGTGACTGCCTCTGGTGTGCTTTGAACACTTTTTCATTCATCTGAGAATTAAACTATTCGAACGGGTTTTAGGGTTCTCCCGTCTATCCAATCGGTAGCAACAGACTATTAACTAAGATAAATTACCAAAAATTACAAAATGCCTTCCGATCCTTTCCTATTGTTAAATTGATTGGTATCTTATGTCCTCATAGTTCAGCCCTACCGAGGCTACGTCTATGTTTGGCTCGCTTCGAGGGGATGATTGTTAAAACGCCCCTCGTTGGATGAAGCTGATTGGTCGAAAACCCGGGACCCACACTCGGCGAGCTCTCCATTTTATAGCTACACAATATGCTTCATAAGAACAACTTTacttaaaaacgtttttttggaTGCGGGAGTCACTGGGCATATTTGAGCAATAATTTGTTTTCTATTTGTTGTGCAATCGAGTACAAATTAGTCATCTACATGTTGGTGGACAGATGAAGACCCGTTTATCTTTTGCTGTCGCTGTGCGTTTTGATGAAAGCCTGCCCACTTTGTGACTCCAACCAGTCAACTGAGAGCGAGGAGGCGTTCCAAATGCAACTGACAGTGACATCGGAGTTTGTCTGAAACCCAACAACGGTGTAGTACTGGTTATTGGAAAACTGTTATGTAAAGTAAACGTCGGGTGAATGATGCCTTAACTGATTGTTTTAGCTTTAACATCGTTGTATCGTATCAGGCTTCGAAAAACGTCTTGAGAACCAACATCCAAGGCTCGATCATGGTGATTCTCTCATCGATTGCATCGCCGCTCGCTCGACAACTGCACAGACGTCTCATCAGGGACACTAGGAGCCAGCGGTTTATGCCAGTGAGAACATGCAGTCTCAGTGCATGTTCGAGCAAATATGTGCTTTCGCAGAGTAAGTTAAGTGTGCAAAATTATGTTGACGTGTATTCCTCAAATGTATAAAGTTAAACCAGGATGTGCCGccgtttcattaaaaaaaaaatccgcTGTGAGTCGACGGAGTACCTAAACAAGCTAAACAGAGTCGAGCTTTTAAAGAGTGTGTCCGAAAGACAGTTAACCTGTGTTTTCTGTTAAGAACACTAGTAACATTTTCCATTAGAAGCACATGATGGCTACAATGTAATTTTTATGAAAATCAAAAGGAGCCGAAGCTCTCGTGCTACTGTGTTGTCATTTTAAGCATGTGGAAAGAGTCCTGGAAACTAGGGACTGGATTTTTCGCATGGGTGGATTAGGGTCGAACAGAATTCATATTTATCAAAAACCTCGATGTCCAGGATTTGATTGCAGCTAAGGTCTGCCGCTAAGATGTTGACGTCCTCTAGGCCTATAGactgataaaaaataataattgagCTTGCATATAGGGTTAGATGTCAGAATATTTTGCCACATTCCATCTTTTGTTTGTCCCTAACGCCAGACCCAGAACAAGGTAACATCAAGAATCACGTCCATGCATGTTCTTATCCAACCCTGAAAAATGCTTTTGTAGGCTACTTGCTCTTATTGTGTACTTAAGGGTGGGGACTTGTGTCTTTAAACTGCCTGCCATTGAGTTGAGTTCACAATATTTTCATTTTATAAATGGAACAATAGGCTACATAGCCTGTGCCAAACTGTGATTGACCATGGTTTTGAAagacaacacgcacacactgaacgTAGCCTATATGGAGGTTAAATGAGCTAAGGATAGCCCATAACAGCTTTATTGTAGAGTAAGTGGACTATGAACACTATCGTGGGGTCACGAGGGATACATCCTGGGACTAGCTAGGTATGTGTCAAGATGTCATTCACGAATTAATAGCAAGTATTAATTAACACTTCACACTCAGTCAAGCCTTGTCCATGGAACCAAGTCTATTGGTAATACAGACTAATTCTGTAATAATCATACGCTTCAGTCAAAACCATCAGTCACATGCCACACAAGGAATTCTGCTAGATGACTTTTCCATAGTTGGGCTATATCCCATAAAGTCATTCAGAACTAGACAAGCGGATCAGTGCCCAGCTGTGGAGTACAGTTGGCGGTCTGCCAATACATTCCGCGCGTCACTTTATAGCCTTCCCACGTCTAACTTATTTTGCAATTTCCTTCGAAAACAGTCTACAAAGGGAAGTATatttctccctcactccttcctCATAGTACTGCTAGCCGAATCACGGATGATATTTTTGTGTAGTCAATAGACTACTTTttgatttttttgtgtgtgtgaataaaaTCGTCCTCTATTTCGATtcgttatattgttattttACTGTTACAAAATGCAGGGAGCAGCCGAGTACACAATGAAAAGTAGGTGTTTTTAATCGATGTGATTAATCCTTGGTTGTACGATTTTTTTTCCTGTTTCCCCTACAGTAGTTTCTTTTCTTGAGGTAACTTGCCGTCATGAACTGGTTGTCTAACATAATCTCTTCCTTAGTGCATCCGATGTGGCAAGGACCCCTCGCCATCCCGGGAGGAGAACGTCAATCTCCAATCGATATCACGGTGCGCAAGAGCATCTTTGACCCGAACCTGAAGCCGTTGATTGCGAAGTACGACCCGAGGACCTGTCAACAGATTTGGAACAACGGCTATTCGTTCCTGGTGGAGTACGACGACACCACCGATAAATCCAGTaagatttttcttttctcctACTTTTCCTGGACCGTTACTGATTATCAGTGGAATGCCTGCCGCCTGCCACGTGGAAGTCATAACTGATTTGACTGTTGTTTTATCGTTACTTCACATGTGCATTGATCTAAATTATGTAGGCTATAATTTCATATGAGCATCAATATAAATTCCGCAGTTAGGTTTATTTTAATATGGAGTCATACAAAAGAAAATTAATTATTGTCAAGTCTTAAAATGCCCAATTTTGGATGGTATTAGCATGTCAGAAACCGCAGGATAGTCTACAATAATAAACACAATGAGTATTGgagtcaactttttttttccacGACAGTGAATCAATGGTTTCCTATATGAATGTTTTCAGTcaggtttttgttgttgtctccTATTAGATCATTGTTGTTACATAGTATGACATTATCATGATAATTGTGCAGCACTTAAAGGGGGTCCCTTGGAAGACCAGTTCCGGCTTTGTCAGTTTCACTTCCACTGGGGGGAGACCAATGCCTGGGGCTCGGAGCACACTGTGGACCGCCGCCTGTTCCCTGCTGAGGTACCGAGCTCAGATCATGTACTTCACAGATGATGTATCTGTCAAGAGAACTTGACAAATACGGATCTCAAAACTGATCTCAGTTAATGGAAGTAGCTGAACAGCCTGACTCCAGTGTTACTGCAACTTGGAATAGTTTACACACATGGCCTGATTGTGTTTATGATGTATATGTTTGGTATTTTACTGTAAGTTAGTGTGTCAGTACGACTTCTGcctgtgtgtttatgatgtCCAGGATTGCCTAATAGAGACAATAAATGGATAAGACAATGACAGACTTTGGATAAGGTGTATACCTAGATAAGAAAAGCCTACTGTATTCACTGTCACAAGGACGTTATGATGGGTAACAGGGCAGAGTTTTGACAGGGGTCTAGTCGTCCTGTGGAGAAGTGTGCAACATGCTCAGTCCCGGACGTACTTGCACGTAATGTTGAGTCTGACAATCGCACTGGTGCGTCCCTCTTTATAGACACACACCGGGTGCTCAGTCCCCTCTGCCTTCTGGGAAGGGTTCTATTTTGGTATTGTTCCGCTCGCCTAAGCTTACGTAAGAGAGGGAACAACAGGGTGTCTGGTCCCTGTAGGGCCTGGTACCTTGACAGGTTGCACCGTGACAGGCTGTTTGTCTGGTTCATCCGGCCCTGCGGGACCACGCCACAGGCTCTCCCTGGCAGGGGGAGGTTCACACTTTTCTTCACTGCTCATTACACAGTAtcttgtggatgtgtgtgcatgtgcattgtCACTTGGGGATACGCCCTCTTTAGACAAACACTTTTTACAAGAGGTATTTGGTTTTCAGTGGATTCACATGGTCACGCCCTGGTCCCTGTAAAGCCCTGGTCCCTGTAAAGCCCTGGTCCCTTTAGAGCGCTGGTCCCTGTAAAGCCCTGGTTCCTGTAGAGCCCTGGTACCTGTAAAGCCCTGGTCCCTTTAGAGCGCTGGTCCCTGTAAAGCCCTGGTTCCTGTAGAGCCCTGGTCCCTGTAAAGCCCTGGTCCCTGTAAAGCCCTGGTCCCTGTAAAGCCCTGGTCCCTTTAGAGCGCTGGTCCCTGTAAAGCCCTGGTCCCTTTAGAGCCCTGGTCCCTGTAAAGCCCTGGTTCCTGTAGAGCCCTGGTCCCTGTAAAGCCCTGGTTCCTGTAGAGCCCTGGTCCCTGTAAAGCCCTGGTTCCTGTAGAGCCCTGGTCCCTGTAAAGCCCTGGTTCCTGTAGAGCCCTGGTCCCTGTAAAGCCCTGGTTCCTGTAGAGCCCTGGTCCCTGTAAAGCCCTGGTTCCTGTAGAGAGCCCTGATGATGAAGGCAGCAGCAGGACCGACTGCCAGGGTTGGGCCTTTGTTGAGCTCTCAAAACAGGGAGGAACACGGTGAGAGGCTGCATGAGAACCTGCGAGTCAGCAGAGGGTCAGAAAGATAGGGTGTCATGTAACAGAATGGCTCAGTGCGGATGAATGGAAACGGACACCTGTGTTAGgcctgtgttggtgtggtgGATGGATATTGGCCAATGGCTTTGAGGCTTAAATGCAAGTAGTGTACTCGTACTGTACCCGATTGTGCTAATAACGACAAGGGCTGATGTACAAAGTGTTCGCATACTCTGTTTCTTTTTCCACTCTTCctcattctttctctgtctttctagcTTCACTTGGTTCACTGGAACTCTGAAAAATACAGTTTGTTCGAGGAGGCAGTAATGGAAGAGAATGGTCTGGCTGTTATTGGAGTCTTCCTCAAGGTAAAAATACCCTACCCCACAGAGCCCTACCCTGGATATTTACTGAAGTATCCTACACCACATAGCCCAGGTATTGACTGAACCATCCTACCCGACATAGCCCTACCCTAGGTTTTGACGAAACTCTCCTACCACACAAAGCCCTACCCGTTTGTCTTCGTCTCAGCTTTCCAGCCCtcggcacgcacacacaggggacTGTGTTCCTTTGTACAGCACATTCTCCTGCAGATTAACATTCCATGTCTCATAGTAAATTGAAGATCATACTGAACACAGGCCCACTGTGTGAACGTGTAAAGGAGGTTATTAAACAAGTGGTGGATATGGACAAAAGAGGCCTGTTTCCTGATCTTTTTCCTTAGGTGGGAAAGAGGCATGAGGGGCTCCAGAAACTAGTGGACGCCCTCCCTGCTGTCAGACACAAGGTGAGAACAAGGCCGCAATCCTTTCCTCCAGCCAGGTTggtctgggagggagaggggtgtgggatGCGTGTAGGAGGGGTCCGTGGGGGGTCTGGGCGGGAAAGGGGTCTGGTTAgggtctgggagggagagagagagagagaggtatggttagggtctgggagggagagagagagaggtctggttAGGgtctgggaaggagagagagaggtctggttAGGgtctgggaaggagagagagaggtctggttagggtctgggagggagagagagagaggtctggttAGGGTctggtaaggagagagagaggtctggttAGGgtctgggaaggagagagagaggtctggttagggtctgggagggagagagagagaggtctggttagggtctgggagggagagagagaggtctggttagggtctgggagggagagagagagaggtctggttagggtctgggagggagagagagagaggtctggttAGGgtctgtgagggagagaggtctgGTTAGGGTctgggagggatagagagagagagaggtctgggaGGGAGGTCTGTTTAGGGTCTGGAAGGGCTGTTGTTCCCACCTCAGCGGGTGTTAGCATGTAGATGTGTGACGTGGGAGCTGCTCCTAGATGAGAATCGGGGCGATGCTGGGGAGTGGAGTATAAACGAGGAGTGGGGTTACCAGCGCTCGGAGTGTAAGAGAAAAGACTGTCCACCAACACGATGACACAAAAGTACCATGAAGTAACATGAGCTGATCTTGGAACACGTGAGTGTTGGGAACACTCATGGTATTTCAGGTCTACTTTCATCACCCCCTTGTGGTGAAAGACAACATTACAACCCACCACTGCCAGTCAAGTTTGAACTGTTTAATGTACAACCGTCAATTAGATTTATCAGTTTGATAAAGGGATGTTTTAAGTTATGCTAATAGAGGCATTTCATTTGGCATTTTAAACCTGTAACTTGGCTATATgtactccctccacctctccaggaCAGTGTGGTGGAGTTCACCAGGTTTGACCCGGCCTGTTTGCTGCCCACAAACATTGATGACTACTGGACCTATGGAGGGTCActgaccacaccccctctcACAGAGGCCGTCACTTGGATCATCATGAAGCAGCACATCGAAGTCAGCcatgaccaggtgtgtgtgacagtattGAAAGCTGAGGCCTGAGTCATGTAAAGTTACATAAACATTTAGTTTGTACTTAAAATACGATCTCTTGAcgcattttctctctcccctctcgcatgttctcccctcttctcactctctttctttcttcctgtctctccttcctcttttggtctctttcttcctctctctcttcctgtggctccctccctcctctcttcatttccatttctccctctctcttcctctcgctgCCAGCTGGCAGTGTTCCGGAGCCTTCTCTTCACCTCAGCGGAGGAAGAAGCCCAGAAGAGCATGGTCAACAACTTCCGGGTGCAGCAACCACTAAAGGGACGGACAGTGCGTTCGTCCTTCTCACCATTCCTCCAGGGGGCGCCACCTGCGGAGGGAGACTACTGACCCGACACCAGAGTCCCATCTCATCCACCCAAGAGCCCTTCAGCCCATATTGGGGACTTTCAAACTCTTACCTGGTCTTCAGAATTCATGCTGTCTGTCATACTGCCTGTCTATCATACTGCCTTGTCTGCCTGGCGTTCTGGAGTCAAAGGCTTGGAACAGCTCATCCCATCTCCTAAACAACAGAGCTTTCTAGCAGTGGAGGTGGTAAAGTGTGGAGGCCTTTTTGAAAGCCTTACTTGGTGCCTGACATGTTATGAAAAGGTTGAATGTTATATTTTAAATCCCTGGTTCTTGGGCGAAAGGGGCATTTTATCACCATCTCTGGATGGTTATAGTCAAGcaacttttttctcttcctATCAACAGGCAGACAATGATGTTTTATAATTAAGTTTGATGTTTAACAATGAGTGATTTTTCTAGTGGTCAGTCACTATTCATAGCACCCTCTTGTGGACATAACAAAAACAATGTTAGACATATCCACTAACACCATAGCTTTGACAGAACTATGGAAATAGTTTGAAGGGTTAAAACACATTAATGGTACAATGCTGAAGAAGATTTGGTTTGTTAGATTCAGTCTGAAGAGAAGTCGCCGTTTTAAATGGTGGTTAGTCTTACCTAAACGACTATTATAAAGAATGTACATCTTCGAATATGTAGCTTAGAGCTGAGAGAGATAATATATGTATACAGTATGGCATCTAGTAGCCTTACAAGCTGTGCTGATAGTTAATCTTCAGTGCTTTTGCTGGTATAGAAGGGGCCCCAATATACGCACaagtcatttgtttgtttttctatcgCAAACAAATATTAGATTTTAAGCATTGTTGATTAAGATCCGTTCTTTTCCTTTTCACTGAGATGGAATTTCTCTGACAGTGCCTTTTAAATGTTCACTAACATGGTCAACCATACTTTTATGTAATCAATACCTCACTGCATTCTGCACGGCCAAGGCCTACGGGGAGAATGGATATAGGGTGCATCTCAATTCGGAGACATATTTTGCTCCACCTTTGTTTGTCTTTTTCCCACTCTGATCTTTTTTCCCACTCTGATCTTTTTTCCCACTGACCCGAAACTGTGGCAGGGGAAAGCACAGGGCATTTCCTCCACTTATTACGCACATGCCTGTTCCCTTTGCCCTGTGCCATCACCTCAGTAGTcagcagagaggaaggaaaCCATGTCGAACGATTGAAACTCACCCCTGATGGCGGTTGCAGGGTCAGCTCCCTTTgcttctgctgctgctgaggcGTCAATCTGAATGTCTGTGCCCTCCAGGCCAGAGGTGCAGCCAGGCTTGTCTGTGGTGTAGCCTGCTAACTGGGAGGTTGTCAGGCTACACTGCGTTCAATAGAGGTACCAGGGGGAGGGTGGCCGTAGCAGGCTTGGGGTTAGGATGGTAGATGGACAGGGTTGACACTACCCTGGGACCACCAGTTTGAATCACCTCTACCAAACTGGATTGACTGTTTGAATCACTTCCACCAACCCGAACTGACTGTTTGAATCACATCCACCAAACTGAATTGACTATTCGATTCACTTTTAACGACCTGGAACTGACAGGTATTCATGCACTGGGGGCATCCTTGAATGCAGTGCCAAACTGTA
Proteins encoded in this region:
- the ca5a gene encoding carbonic anhydrase 5A, mitochondrial isoform X2 — encoded protein: MQGAAEYTMKMHPMWQGPLAIPGGERQSPIDITVRKSIFDPNLKPLIAKYDPRTCQQIWNNGYSFLVEYDDTTDKSTLKGGPLEDQFRLCQFHFHWGETNAWGSEHTVDRRLFPAELHLVHWNSEKYSLFEEAVMEENGLAVIGVFLKVGKRHEGLQKLVDALPAVRHKDSVVEFTRFDPACLLPTNIDDYWTYGGSLTTPPLTEAVTWIIMKQHIEVSHDQLAVFRSLLFTSAEEEAQKSMVNNFRVQQPLKGRTVRSSFSPFLQGAPPAEGDY
- the ca5a gene encoding carbonic anhydrase 5A, mitochondrial isoform X1, which codes for MVILSSIASPLARQLHRRLIRDTRSQRFMPVRTCSLSACSSKYVLSQMHPMWQGPLAIPGGERQSPIDITVRKSIFDPNLKPLIAKYDPRTCQQIWNNGYSFLVEYDDTTDKSTLKGGPLEDQFRLCQFHFHWGETNAWGSEHTVDRRLFPAELHLVHWNSEKYSLFEEAVMEENGLAVIGVFLKVGKRHEGLQKLVDALPAVRHKDSVVEFTRFDPACLLPTNIDDYWTYGGSLTTPPLTEAVTWIIMKQHIEVSHDQLAVFRSLLFTSAEEEAQKSMVNNFRVQQPLKGRTVRSSFSPFLQGAPPAEGDY